A single region of the Pseudalkalibacillus berkeleyi genome encodes:
- a CDS encoding arylamine N-acetyltransferase codes for MNTLPVWADRYLERLGLEQELPTRLFLEKFCRAHLNAVPFENISKLMYLRDYKINKFHIPPIDVYVENMFRYDFGGTCYTNNSHALKLLKTLGYEGYHVELGKSHIGIMIELDGERLYLDFGSASPFFKPVNFEKDTNNLTAYDIEEIRILPDSDNKGTYRFIRYRDGKVVKDDWDFNPDHKMTFEAFEPTITKSNQPGAFFLSHLRCHHYQISQNRTLSLVNNTFSIRYENGEVDERILQSEKEITEVLQDEYQLPKLPVVEAIRVLESLGVDLFEKQMK; via the coding sequence ATGAATACATTACCAGTATGGGCAGACCGTTATCTTGAGCGGCTAGGTCTTGAGCAAGAATTACCAACCAGGTTATTTCTTGAAAAATTCTGTCGAGCGCATTTGAATGCGGTACCCTTTGAAAACATTAGCAAGCTTATGTATTTACGAGATTACAAGATCAATAAATTTCATATTCCACCGATCGATGTGTATGTTGAGAACATGTTCCGTTACGATTTTGGTGGCACGTGTTATACGAATAATTCACATGCCTTGAAGCTACTTAAAACGCTAGGTTATGAGGGGTATCATGTTGAGTTAGGTAAATCTCATATTGGTATCATGATCGAGTTGGATGGTGAGCGGTTGTACCTTGATTTTGGTTCTGCTTCTCCATTTTTTAAGCCTGTCAATTTTGAAAAAGACACGAATAATTTAACTGCGTATGACATTGAAGAAATACGTATTTTACCAGACTCGGACAATAAGGGAACGTACCGATTTATCCGATACCGAGATGGGAAAGTTGTGAAGGATGATTGGGACTTCAATCCCGATCATAAAATGACTTTCGAGGCATTTGAACCGACGATCACAAAGTCCAATCAACCAGGGGCTTTTTTCCTATCTCATTTACGCTGCCATCATTATCAGATATCCCAGAATCGCACGCTCTCTCTCGTTAACAACACGTTCTCGATCCGATATGAAAATGGTGAGGTGGATGAAAGAATTTTACAATCTGAAAAAGAAATTACAGAGGTTCTTCAGGATGAATACCAGTTACCGAAATTACCGGTTGTTGAAGCAATCAGGGTCCTTGAAAGTCTTGGAGTCGATCTTTTTGAAAAGCAGATGAAATAA